Proteins from a single region of Gorilla gorilla gorilla isolate KB3781 chromosome 16, NHGRI_mGorGor1-v2.1_pri, whole genome shotgun sequence:
- the NPAP1 gene encoding nuclear pore-associated protein 1 has product MGNLLSKFRPGCRRRPLPGPGRGAPAALSRDASPPGRAHSAPTPRPFRGLFRRNARRRPSPASIFVAPKRPCPLPRAAAAPLGVLPAVGWGLATRKTPMLPARNPPRFGHPSSVRIPPPSRMFTLLLPSPPEPAVKARKPIPATLLEETKVRAQEGPRRVKKDEDPVQIEGEDDEKRTPLSSGEASSTTRSQGTQGDVASFRCSPGPLEGNVYHKFSENSMSEKAQASPASSCLEGPAMPSTHSQAGCARHLGKPDPDATAPPQPAVGYSLLQQKLAAEVLNEEPPPSSLGLPIPLMSGKRMPDEKPFCIPPRSAAPPRAARNRPCKRKMSIPLLLPLPPSLPLLWDRGELPPPAKLPCLSVEGDLHTLEKSPEYKRNSRILEDKTETMTNSSITQPAPSFSPPVETTDSLPLTTYTSQVSAPLPIPDLADLATGPLILPIPPLSTTPKMDEKIAFTIPNSPLALPADLVPILGDQSNEKGGSCHSVVGAAPLTSDPPTPPSPTPSFKPPVTRESPISICVDSPPPLSFLTLLPVPSTGTSVITSKPMNSTSVISTVTTNASAHLTSQTAVDPEVVNMDTTAPSQVVIFTSSLSSRVSSLPNSQIHCSAEQRHPGKTSVYTSPLPFIFHNTTPSFNQLFGKEATPQPKFEAPDGQQQKASLPSACVFLSLPIIAPPDTSTLVNSASTASSSKPPIETNAMHTTPPSKAVILQSASVSKKYLPFYLGLPGSGNTQPSGNTASVQGSTSLPAQSVRAPTTASNHPLNPGATPQPKFGAPDGPQQKTSLPSAHDFLSLPIMVPPDTSTLVSSASAASLSKPAIDTSDMNTTPPSKTVILQSTFVSRKEYIRFYMGLPGSGNTLHSDSIASAQVSTSFPAQADRRPTTTSSHPLNTESISHSTLGATDGQQKSDSSFILGNPATPAPVIGLPSPSVQPLSGSIIPPGFAELTSPYSALGTPVNAEPAEGHNASAFPNGTAKTSGFRIATGMPGTGDSTLLVGNTIPGPQVIMGPGTPMDGGSIGFSMSAPGPSSTSGELNIGQGQSGTPSTTSVFPFGRAAWDPTGHSMAAAPQGASNIPVFGYTSAATYIPGLDPPTQNSCSGMGGDGTRSIVGGPCVPAFQQCILQHTWTERKFYTSSTHYYGQETYVRRHVCFQLP; this is encoded by the coding sequence ATGGGCAATTTACTTAGTAAATTTAGACCCGGGTGCCGCCGCCGGCCCCTGCCAGGGCCAGGGCGTGGCGCCCCCGCTGCCCTGTCCCGGGACGCCTCCCCGCCCGGTCGGGCTCACTCTGCACCCACCCCGCGCCCTTTCCGCGGCCTGTTCCGCCGGAACGCCCGTCGCAGGCCTTCACCAGCCAGCATCTTCGTCGCCCCTAAGAGGCCGTGTCCTCTCCCTCGGGCTGCGGCCGCCCCTCTGGGGGTCCTGCCGGCTGTGGGTTGGGGGCTGGCCACCAGGAAGACACCCATGCTGCCTGCTCGGAACCCCCCGAGGTTTGGACACCCCAGTTCCGTAAGGATCCCTCCTCCCAGCCGCATGTTCACTCTCCTGCTGCCTTCACCACCTGAGCCGGCGGTCAAGGCCAGGAAGCCCATCCCAGCCACTCTCCTGGAGGAGACCAAGGTGCGGGCCCAAGAAGGGCCCAGAAGAGTGAAGAAGGATGAGGATCCGGTGCAGATCGAAGGGGAGGATGACGAGAAAAGGACCCCCCTTAGCAGCGGAGAAGCATCGTCCACAACCAGGTCCCAGGGCACCCAGGGAGACGTGGCCTCCTTCAGATGCAGCCCTGGGCCTCTGGAGGGAAATGTCTACCACAAGTTCTCAGAAAACAGCATGAGTGAGAAGGCCCAGGCGTCTCCAGCGAGCTCCTGCTTGGAAGGCCCTGCCATGCCCAGCACACACAGCCAGGCCGGATGTGCCCGGCATCTTGGAAAGCCTGATCCGGATGCAACAGCGCCCCCTCAGCCAGCCGTTGGCTACTCCCTGCTGCAGCAGAAGTTGGCTGCGGAAGTGCTGAATGAAGAGCCACCGCCCAGCTCCCTAGGCTTGCCGATTCCGCTGATGTCCGGAAAGAGGATGCCTGATGAGAAGCCTTTCTGTATTCCTCCAAGGAGCGctgctcctcccagagctgcccGCAACAGGCCCTGCAAAAGGAAAATGTCGATTCCATTGCTGCTGCCGCTGCCCCCTTCACTGCCATTGCTGTGGGATCGAGGTGAGCTTCCCCCACCTGCTAAGCTCCCCTGCCTGTCTGTTGAGGGAGACCTACACACCTTGGAGAAGAGCCCTGAGTATAAAAGGAATAGCAGAATCTTGGAGGATAAAACAGAGACCATGACAAACAGCAGCATCACCCAGCCTGCCCCTTCTTTCTCCCCACCTGTGGAGACCACAGACTCCCTGCCCCTGACCACTTACACTTCCCAGGTCTCAGCTCCTTTGCCCATCCCTGACTTGGCTGACCTGGCTACTGGACCCCTCATCCTGCCTATCCCTCCACTTTCCACCACACCAAAAATGGATGAGAAAATAGCATTCACAATCCCTAACTCTCCTCTGGCTCTTCCTGCTGACCTTGTTCCCATTTTGGGTGATCAATCTAATGAGAAAGGAGGCTCTTGTCATTCAGTCGTAGGAGCAGCGCCTCTCACTTCTGACCCCCCAACACCTCCTAGCCCCACACCCTCCTTCAAACCTCCCGTCACAAGGGAGTCCCCAATATCTATATGTGTGGattcccctcctcctctttccttcctgactcTTCTTCCAGTCCCTTCCACCGGGACCTCAGTTATCACCAGCAAGCCTATGAATTCCACGTCAGTCATTTCCACTGTCACAACAAACGCATCTGCCCACCTAACCTCACAGACTGCGGTAGACCCTGAAGTAGTTAATATGGATACTACTGCCCCATCTCAGGTTGttattttcacatcttccctAAGCTCCAGAGTGAGCTCTCTCCCAAATTCCCAAATACATTGCAGTGCAGAGCAGAGGCACCCGGGAAAGACATCAGTCTACACATCCCCACTTCCATTTATATTCCACAATACCACCCCAAGTTTTAACCAACTCTTTGGAAAAGAAGCCACCCCTCAGCCCAAATTTGAGGCTCCTGATGGGCAGCAGCAGAAAGCTTCTCTCCCCAGTGCCTGTGTTTTCCTGAGCCTTCCCATCATTGCTCCTCCAGACACCTCCACTTTAGTGAACAGTGCCTCTACAGCATCATCATCCAAACCTCCCATTGAAACCAATGCTATGCATACCACTCCTCCTTCCAAGGCTGTCATCTTGCagtctgcctctgtctccaagAAGTACCTCCCATTTTACCTGGGGCTTCCTGGTTCTGGGAACACACAACCCAGCGGCAACACTGCCTCAGTCCAAGGCTCCACCAGTTTGCCTGCACAGTCAGTCAGGGCACCAACTACAGCTTCCAACCATCCTTTAAATCCAGGAGCCACCCCTCAACCCAAATTTGGGGCCCCTGATGGGCCACAGCAGAAAACCTCTCTCCCCAGTGCCCATGATTTTCTGAGCCTTCCTATCATGGTTCCTCCAGACACCTCCACTTTAGTGAGCAGTGCCTCTGCAGCATCGTTATCCAAGCCTGCCATTGACACCAGTGACATGAATACCACCCCTCCTTCCAAAACTGTCATCTTGCAGTCTACCTTTGTCTCCAGGAAGGAGTACATCCGATTTTATATGGGGCTTCCTGGTTCTGGGAACACACTACACAGTGACAGCATTGCCTCAGCCCAAGTCTCCACCAGTTTTCCTGCACAGGCAGACAGGAGACCAACCACAACTTCCAGCCATCCTTTAAATACAGAATCCATCTCTCATTCCACACTTGGGGCCACTGATGGGCAGCAGAAGTCTGACAGTTCTTTTATTCTGGGGAATCCAGCAACCCCAGCACCAGTTATAGGCTTACCATCTCCTTCAGTCCAGCCACTGAGTGGCAGCATAATTCCACCAGGTTTTGCAGAGTTAACATCACCATATTCTGCATTGGGCACACCTGTTAATGCTGAGCCAGCCGAGGGTCACAACGCAAGTGCTTTCCCCAATGGCACAGCAAAGACTTCTGGATTTAGAATTGCCACTGGGATGCCTGGCACTGGAGACAGTACCTTACTGGTTGGAAATACTATTCCAGGCCCACAAGTGATTATGGGACCTGGAACCCCTATGGATGGTGGGAGCATTGGGTTCAGCATGTCTGCCCCAGGCCCAAGTTCCACATCAGGAGAGCTCAACATTGGACAAGGACAGAGTGGGACACCCAGCACCACTTCTGTTTTCCCATTTGGTCGGGCAGCCTGGGACCCAACTGGCCACAGCATGGCTGCTGCACCACAAGGGGCTAGCAACATTCCTGTATTTGGATATACTTCTGCTGCCACCTACATTCCTGGTTTAGACCCACCTACCCAGAATTCATGCAGCGGTATGGGAGGGGATGGCACCAGATCCATAGTTGGAGGCCCTTGTGTTCCTGCTTTTCAACAGTGCATCCTGCAGCACACATGGACAGAGAGAAAATTCTACACTTCAAGCACCCACTACTATGGACAAGAAACATATGTTAGGAGACATGTCTGTTTCCAACTTCCATAA